The Rhodanobacteraceae bacterium genome window below encodes:
- a CDS encoding DUF192 domain-containing protein, giving the protein MRWLWALMVLASAACTTSTPVVVLRDHAFRVEIADDDAERTRGLMYREHLDADAGMLFLFERQEPQAFWMKNTRIPLDILYFDQSWSLVGWSLNTPPCSLGNQCPSYPSGAPARYVLELNAGTANNIGAQLGDKLDVGSLKTE; this is encoded by the coding sequence ATGCGCTGGCTGTGGGCACTGATGGTATTGGCATCCGCGGCATGCACCACCTCTACGCCGGTGGTGGTCCTGCGTGACCATGCCTTCCGGGTTGAGATCGCCGACGATGACGCCGAACGCACGCGCGGGTTGATGTACCGAGAGCATCTGGACGCCGATGCCGGCATGTTGTTCCTGTTCGAGCGTCAGGAACCACAGGCCTTCTGGATGAAGAACACCCGTATTCCGCTGGACATCCTGTATTTCGATCAAAGCTGGTCCTTGGTGGGATGGAGCCTGAATACGCCCCCGTGCTCGCTGGGAAATCAGTGTCCGAGCTACCCCAGCGGGGCGCCAGCGCGCTATGTGCTGGAGTTGAATGCGGGTACCGCCAACAACATCGGGGCTCAACTGGGCGACAAGCTGGACGTCGGATCACTCAAGACTGAGTAA
- a CDS encoding alpha-ketoglutarate-dependent dioxygenase AlkB has product MVDLGLPGASVSYRRVWLPAAVADAAFDALLQEVPYSQHRVRMFGREIPAPRLSAWIGDPGAAYRYSRVRHEPLPWTCTLQSLRERLQDDLGCAFNSVLVNRYRSGADSMGWHADNEAELGPAPVIASVSLGATRSIRFRSRSPEAIRLSLALEHGSLLVMAGQTQALYQHAIDKTRTPMAERINLTFRLIRPV; this is encoded by the coding sequence ATGGTCGATCTTGGTCTGCCCGGCGCCAGCGTTAGCTACCGGCGGGTATGGCTGCCAGCCGCTGTTGCCGACGCCGCTTTCGATGCCTTGTTGCAGGAGGTGCCTTACAGCCAACATCGGGTGCGGATGTTCGGGCGCGAGATTCCGGCGCCGCGACTGTCGGCCTGGATAGGCGATCCGGGCGCGGCCTATCGCTATTCGCGTGTCCGCCATGAGCCGCTGCCCTGGACCTGCACGCTTCAGTCCCTGCGCGAGCGGCTGCAAGACGATCTCGGGTGCGCCTTCAACAGCGTGCTGGTCAACCGCTATCGAAGTGGGGCGGACAGCATGGGTTGGCATGCCGATAACGAAGCCGAACTCGGGCCTGCGCCGGTCATCGCTTCGGTCAGCCTGGGGGCAACCCGGTCCATTCGATTTCGCTCGCGTTCCCCGGAAGCAATCAGGCTGTCGCTGGCGCTGGAGCATGGCAGCCTGCTGGTGATGGCGGGGCAGACTCAGGCGCTCTATCAGCACGCCATCGACAAGACGCGGACGCCCATGGCCGAGCGGATCAATCTCACCTTCAGACTGATTCGACCCGTCTGA
- a CDS encoding YegP family protein has protein sequence MSGKFVVSRRSNGEFQFCLCASNGQTILASEGYTSRDGCLNGIESVRKNSADATRFEKRTAKDGRPYFVLKAGNHQIIGQSQMYASDASCDNGMASVGKHAPDAVLVEE, from the coding sequence ATGTCCGGAAAGTTCGTGGTCAGCCGTCGATCCAACGGTGAATTTCAATTCTGCCTGTGCGCCAGCAACGGACAGACCATCCTCGCCAGCGAGGGCTACACCTCTCGCGATGGATGTCTGAATGGCATTGAATCGGTGCGCAAGAACTCAGCCGATGCCACGCGCTTCGAGAAGCGCACCGCCAAGGATGGACGGCCCTATTTCGTGCTGAAGGCCGGCAATCATCAGATCATCGGACAAAGCCAGATGTATGCGAGCGACGCCTCATGCGACAACGGCATGGCTTCGGTGGGCAAGCATGCGCCGGACGCGGTACTGGTCGAGGAATAG